The following proteins are co-located in the Corynebacterium kalinowskii genome:
- a CDS encoding DEAD/DEAH box helicase, with product MSNTDNVASGVEELENVTTSETQDTSQDVNNDVRDANTSEDDTTQGFENLGLPAEVLKAIAKVGYETPSPIQSETIPVLMEGRDVVGLAQTGTGKTAAFALPVLSRIDKSVRAPQALVLAPTRELALQVADAFQEFADHLGGINVLPIYGGQAYGIQLSGLRRGAQIVVGTPGRVIDHLKKGTLDISGLRFLVLDEADEMLNMGFQEDVERILEDTPEDKQVALFSATMPNGIRRLSKQYLNNPAEITVKSETRTNTNITQRFLNVSHRNKLDALTRILEVTEFEAMILFVRTKHETEEVAEKLRARGFSAAAINGDIAQAQRERTVDQLKDGRLDILVATDVAARGLDVERITHVFNYDIPHDTESYVHRIGRTGRAGRSGEAILFVTPRERRMLRSIERATNATLVEMELPTVDEVNESRKSKFADSITSSLEDSQIALFRSLVKEYSEEHDVPLEDIAAALATQAQAGNDFLLKELPPERRERRERFDRDDRGGDRFERRDRFDRGDRGDRGDRGARFERNDDMDVYRLAVGKRQHVRPGAIVGALANEGGLSSKDFGRITISVDHTLVELPKNMPASVLERLADTRISGQLIHIEAAPGADMGPRGGFRERDSDGRRSRDDRRGYRGDRDDRGGDRGGRGGDRGGDRGGRGGYRGGRDRDDRGGERGGFRGGFRDR from the coding sequence ATGAGTAACACCGATAACGTTGCCAGCGGCGTAGAAGAGCTGGAAAATGTCACAACGTCGGAAACTCAGGATACTTCGCAGGACGTCAATAATGACGTCAGGGATGCGAACACTTCTGAGGACGACACCACGCAAGGTTTCGAAAACTTGGGGCTGCCTGCAGAAGTGCTGAAGGCCATCGCCAAGGTTGGCTATGAGACCCCATCCCCAATTCAGTCCGAGACTATCCCAGTCTTAATGGAAGGCCGCGACGTCGTCGGCCTCGCGCAGACCGGTACCGGTAAGACTGCAGCTTTCGCGCTGCCAGTGCTTTCCCGCATCGACAAGTCCGTGCGCGCACCACAAGCCCTCGTGCTTGCCCCAACCCGCGAGCTCGCGCTCCAGGTAGCAGACGCATTCCAAGAATTCGCCGATCACCTCGGTGGCATCAATGTGCTGCCGATCTACGGTGGCCAGGCCTACGGCATTCAGCTGTCCGGTCTGCGCCGTGGCGCTCAGATCGTCGTGGGTACCCCAGGTCGCGTCATCGACCACCTGAAGAAGGGCACCCTGGACATCTCCGGTCTGCGCTTCCTCGTCCTCGACGAAGCCGACGAGATGCTCAACATGGGCTTCCAAGAAGACGTCGAAAGAATTCTGGAAGACACCCCTGAGGACAAGCAGGTTGCTCTGTTCTCCGCAACCATGCCAAACGGCATCCGCCGCCTGTCCAAGCAGTACCTGAACAACCCAGCCGAGATCACGGTCAAGTCCGAGACTCGCACCAACACCAACATCACGCAGCGATTCCTCAACGTCTCGCACCGCAACAAGCTCGACGCGCTGACCCGCATCCTCGAGGTCACCGAGTTCGAAGCAATGATCCTGTTCGTGCGCACCAAGCACGAGACCGAAGAAGTTGCAGAAAAGCTCCGCGCTCGCGGTTTCTCCGCAGCAGCCATCAACGGCGACATCGCCCAGGCTCAGCGTGAGCGCACCGTGGACCAGCTCAAGGATGGCCGCCTGGACATCCTCGTAGCTACCGACGTCGCAGCTCGTGGCCTCGACGTGGAACGTATTACCCACGTCTTCAACTACGACATTCCTCATGACACCGAGTCCTACGTGCACCGCATCGGCCGTACCGGCCGTGCAGGCCGCTCCGGCGAGGCAATCCTGTTCGTGACCCCTCGCGAGCGTCGCATGCTGCGCTCCATCGAGCGCGCCACCAACGCGACCCTCGTAGAGATGGAACTGCCGACTGTCGACGAGGTCAACGAGTCCCGCAAGTCCAAGTTCGCTGACTCCATTACCTCTTCTTTGGAAGATTCCCAGATCGCGCTGTTCCGCAGCCTGGTCAAGGAATACTCCGAGGAGCACGACGTGCCTCTCGAAGACATTGCTGCAGCCCTGGCTACCCAGGCGCAGGCTGGCAACGACTTCCTGCTCAAGGAGCTCCCACCAGAGCGTCGTGAGCGTCGCGAGCGCTTTGATCGTGATGACCGTGGCGGCGACCGCTTCGAGCGTCGTGACCGTTTCGATCGTGGTGACCGTGGAGATCGCGGCGATCGCGGTGCTCGCTTTGAGCGCAACGACGACATGGATGTCTACCGCCTTGCAGTGGGCAAGCGCCAGCACGTGCGCCCAGGTGCCATCGTGGGCGCTCTCGCCAACGAAGGTGGCCTGTCCTCCAAGGACTTCGGACGCATCACCATCTCTGTCGATCACACCCTGGTCGAGCTGCCAAAGAACATGCCAGCCTCCGTCCTGGAGCGTCTCGCAGACACCCGCATCTCTGGCCAGCTGATTCACATCGAAGCAGCCCCAGGCGCTGACATGGGTCCACGTGGCGGTTTCCGCGAGCGTGACTCCGATGGTCGACGCAGCCGTGATGATCGACGCGGATACCGTGGCGATCGCGACGACCGCGGTGGCGACCGTGGCGGCCGTGGTGGAGATCGCGGTGGCGACCGTGGTGGCCGTGGCGGCTACCGTGGTGGACGCGATCGTGATGACCGTGGTGGAGAACGTGGCGGTTTCCGCGGTGGATTCCGCGACCGCTAG
- a CDS encoding DEAD/DEAH box helicase — translation MPSYLLHGFWTKSSGLHLWIEQVEGHRIMLPENLPEDALPPLLRGLLDGKSFRHLHRTTLRTPKGREVTLDIPTAAYTPQQAVQLLAQLAIFDLETPATPTAERDYLAPDLLWLIHAYLGLDRFVRAGRLVLRTRWEDSKWWPQWQLVTGLGELGWIAEMTAAAPGVLIANGGSGVMEDMADELPHWIANAYLKALYELPRPYPWHDFTESLLSSTPIRRGGPQLVTQLKAWKESLTSSDVSLVVIVEEPVSEETPADDRGWFVRLQVRLDADSPSPVRFTQLDGATKKLVERGYQRITDIAPVLADDAGLSHARAAAFHQPGENSGDLDVSLTTDQMVSFITKDVARIRATGFVVMLPKAWSTYEPKMRLDLSEPCDRAIAPTKSTIGLDQLVQYDWKISIGDVELTDAEMAEIVSAKAGLINLRGRWVMADTDALNKIASYVEELSKSSRKNVKKRMETAMMEAQLARANNDPRADQLEEKAQELLEQFNKGLENTAQVTLAQLRELALKLSDDYPVEFTGTGWQNSLLGGTNTPAPERLPVPDTVRAHLREYQRRGVDWLAWMSENNLGAVLADDMGLGKTIQLLTLLAIEKEKHPDRGPTLVVCPTSVVGNWIAEATKFVPSLKTMTHHGSDRYAGEEFLAKARAMDLVVTSYGVVTRDFKLLGKLEWDRVVLDEAQAIKNSGTRASQSVRSLPSRHRVALTGTPVENRLSEMRSILDFCNPGVLGSASFFRNHFAKAIERENDEAMTQRLRDLTAPFILRRLKTDPAVIDDLPEKSEEILTVDMTTEQAGLYTALVEDIQQKLASAEGMAKRGLVLSTITRIKQICNHPAHYLQDGSLITRRGKHRSGKVKALMELVKTCTENDEKMLIFTQYKAFGDLLVPYLSGRLSRDIPFLHGGVSKTGRDKMVAEFQSPDGPPAMVLSLKAGGTGLNLTAANVVVHMDRWWNPAVENQATDRAFRIGQLREVRVYKMITRGTMEESIQDILDGKMHLASAIVGEGEGWITELSPDDLALLMSYRGRDT, via the coding sequence ATGCCTTCGTACCTGCTTCATGGATTCTGGACTAAATCGTCCGGGCTTCATCTATGGATTGAGCAGGTAGAAGGCCACCGCATCATGCTGCCGGAGAATCTTCCCGAGGATGCACTCCCGCCGCTGCTCCGCGGGCTTCTCGACGGCAAAAGCTTCCGGCACCTCCATCGAACAACGTTGCGCACCCCCAAGGGGAGGGAAGTCACCCTCGATATCCCCACCGCTGCCTACACCCCACAACAAGCAGTGCAGCTCTTGGCACAATTGGCGATCTTCGATCTAGAAACTCCAGCGACCCCAACCGCTGAGCGCGACTACCTGGCCCCGGATTTGTTGTGGCTCATTCACGCCTACCTTGGCCTCGATCGGTTCGTCCGGGCCGGACGCCTGGTGTTGCGCACCCGGTGGGAGGATTCGAAGTGGTGGCCGCAGTGGCAGCTGGTGACCGGGCTGGGGGAGCTCGGGTGGATCGCCGAGATGACGGCAGCCGCGCCGGGTGTGCTCATCGCCAATGGCGGTTCGGGCGTTATGGAAGACATGGCCGACGAGCTGCCACACTGGATCGCCAACGCCTACCTCAAGGCGCTCTACGAGCTGCCACGGCCGTACCCTTGGCATGACTTCACCGAGTCCCTGCTCAGCTCGACTCCAATCCGCCGTGGCGGCCCGCAACTGGTGACGCAGCTCAAGGCGTGGAAAGAGTCCCTCACCAGCTCGGATGTCTCGCTGGTGGTGATCGTCGAGGAGCCTGTCTCGGAAGAAACCCCTGCCGACGATCGCGGTTGGTTCGTCCGCCTCCAAGTACGCCTGGATGCCGATTCGCCGAGCCCGGTGCGCTTCACCCAGCTTGATGGTGCGACGAAGAAGCTGGTGGAGCGTGGGTATCAGCGGATCACAGACATCGCCCCCGTGCTTGCCGACGACGCCGGCCTTTCCCACGCCCGCGCCGCAGCATTCCACCAGCCAGGTGAGAACTCGGGCGACTTGGATGTTTCCCTGACCACTGACCAGATGGTGTCTTTCATTACCAAGGATGTTGCGCGCATTCGCGCCACGGGCTTTGTGGTGATGCTGCCCAAGGCCTGGTCGACCTATGAGCCAAAGATGCGCCTGGACCTGTCGGAACCCTGCGACCGCGCGATCGCCCCCACCAAGTCCACCATCGGCCTGGACCAGTTGGTGCAGTACGACTGGAAAATCAGCATCGGCGACGTCGAGCTCACCGACGCTGAAATGGCAGAGATCGTTTCAGCCAAGGCGGGCCTGATCAATCTGCGCGGCCGGTGGGTCATGGCTGACACCGATGCGCTGAACAAGATCGCTTCGTATGTGGAAGAGCTGTCCAAGAGCTCCCGCAAGAACGTGAAAAAGCGCATGGAAACGGCCATGATGGAGGCCCAACTCGCCCGCGCAAACAACGATCCTCGGGCCGATCAGCTGGAGGAGAAAGCCCAGGAACTACTAGAGCAGTTCAATAAGGGACTGGAAAACACCGCCCAAGTCACCCTTGCCCAGCTGCGCGAGCTCGCCCTGAAACTATCCGACGATTACCCCGTGGAATTCACCGGCACCGGCTGGCAGAATTCACTGCTAGGTGGCACCAACACCCCCGCCCCCGAGCGCCTCCCAGTTCCCGACACCGTGCGCGCTCACCTGCGCGAATACCAGCGACGCGGCGTGGATTGGCTGGCCTGGATGAGCGAAAACAACCTGGGCGCCGTGCTTGCCGACGACATGGGCCTCGGAAAAACCATCCAGCTCCTCACCCTGCTGGCCATTGAAAAAGAAAAGCACCCCGACCGCGGACCCACCCTTGTGGTGTGCCCGACATCCGTCGTCGGCAACTGGATCGCCGAAGCCACCAAATTCGTGCCGAGCCTGAAAACCATGACCCACCACGGCTCCGACCGCTACGCCGGCGAAGAATTCCTAGCGAAGGCCCGCGCGATGGACCTCGTGGTGACTAGTTATGGCGTGGTCACCCGCGACTTCAAACTCCTCGGAAAGCTCGAATGGGATCGCGTAGTACTAGATGAGGCGCAGGCGATTAAGAATTCGGGGACGAGGGCGTCGCAAAGCGTGCGGTCCCTGCCCTCCCGGCATCGCGTCGCACTCACCGGCACCCCGGTGGAGAATCGCTTGTCTGAGATGCGCTCTATCCTGGACTTTTGCAACCCGGGTGTGCTGGGTTCGGCATCCTTCTTCCGCAACCACTTTGCCAAAGCCATCGAACGTGAAAATGATGAAGCGATGACGCAGCGGCTGCGTGATCTTACTGCTCCTTTCATTTTGCGCAGGCTCAAGACCGACCCCGCCGTGATCGACGATCTGCCGGAAAAGAGCGAGGAGATTTTGACCGTCGACATGACGACGGAGCAGGCCGGGCTCTATACGGCGCTGGTGGAGGACATTCAGCAGAAGCTGGCGAGCGCGGAAGGGATGGCCAAGCGCGGGCTGGTGCTGTCCACCATCACCCGCATCAAACAGATCTGCAACCACCCCGCGCACTATTTGCAGGACGGCTCGCTGATCACCAGACGCGGCAAGCACCGTTCGGGCAAGGTCAAGGCCCTCATGGAGCTGGTGAAGACCTGCACCGAAAACGACGAGAAGATGCTCATCTTCACCCAATACAAAGCCTTCGGTGACCTGCTCGTGCCGTACCTCAGCGGGCGTCTCAGCCGCGACATTCCGTTCCTACACGGCGGGGTGAGCAAGACCGGTCGCGACAAAATGGTGGCCGAATTCCAATCCCCGGACGGCCCGCCCGCCATGGTGCTCTCGCTCAAAGCAGGCGGCACCGGGCTGAACCTCACCGCGGCAAACGTCGTGGTGCACATGGATCGCTGGTGGAACCCAGCCGTGGAAAACCAGGCCACCGACCGAGCATTCCGAATCGGGCAGCTTCGCGAAGTTCGGGTGTACAAAATGATTACCCGTGGCACCATGGAGGAATCGATCCAAGACATCCTCGACGGAAAAATGCACCTGGCCAGCGCCATCGTCGGGGAAGGTGAAGGTTGGATCACCGAGCTGTCGCCGGACGATCTGGCGCTGCTCATGAGCTACCGAGGCAGGGATACCTAA
- a CDS encoding SWIM zinc finger family protein, with amino-acid sequence MNVRARKDNVIYANFGNTTRVDTPPPARKRREVAESHQQAFIRDIFHDAADEGRISRGKAYARNGNVVAFDVQRDRVIGAVAGSQLEPFHVEVVFPHRDSSDIGTVTSALLGAPGRLEGARHGRLTPDMVTTLLADAPSDVRMMCDCPDRSLCCKHAVAVLDTFADKVAANPALLFELRGLNFAQLEQSMQEEARTKSEAAASPTATATAFWDGGSLPALPNPKIAPAIDDADGDALHKAMRTVSYTSADELRAISDLEDLYDFLVRPEWN; translated from the coding sequence ATGAACGTGCGCGCTAGAAAAGACAACGTCATCTACGCCAACTTCGGCAACACAACGCGCGTAGACACCCCGCCGCCTGCTCGGAAGCGTCGAGAGGTAGCCGAATCCCACCAGCAAGCCTTCATTCGCGACATCTTCCACGACGCCGCCGACGAAGGCCGCATCTCCCGTGGCAAGGCATACGCACGCAATGGCAACGTGGTCGCCTTCGACGTCCAGCGCGACCGCGTGATCGGAGCAGTCGCCGGATCGCAATTGGAACCGTTTCACGTTGAGGTGGTTTTCCCACATCGAGACAGCTCCGACATCGGCACTGTCACCTCGGCTTTGTTGGGCGCGCCGGGTCGCCTCGAAGGGGCGCGGCACGGGCGACTTACTCCGGACATGGTGACGACGTTGCTTGCCGACGCCCCTTCCGATGTACGCATGATGTGCGACTGCCCAGACCGGTCGCTGTGTTGCAAGCATGCAGTTGCGGTCCTGGACACGTTCGCGGACAAGGTCGCCGCGAACCCTGCTTTGCTCTTCGAGTTACGTGGACTGAATTTTGCGCAGCTGGAACAGTCCATGCAAGAAGAGGCTCGGACGAAATCCGAAGCCGCTGCTAGTCCTACTGCTACTGCAACAGCGTTTTGGGATGGCGGCTCGCTGCCTGCGTTGCCGAACCCTAAGATCGCGCCGGCCATTGACGATGCCGATGGCGATGCCCTGCACAAGGCGATGCGCACTGTGTCATACACTTCGGCCGATGAGCTGCGCGCTATCAGCGATTTGGAGGACTTGTATGACTTTCTCGTTCGACCGGAATGGAACTAG
- the putP gene encoding sodium/proline symporter PutP: MSEHSWFIIAIVIYMAVMLGIGYWSYTQTKKYDEYMLGGRGLGPVVAALSAGASDMSGWLLMGLPGALFVAGFSELWIAIGLLIGCWANWKWIAPRLRSYTEVARNSITVPSFIENRLHDTSHVLRITSAVVILVFFTFYVSSGMVSGGKYFESTFGGDYLTGMLIVAAITVAYTFVGGFLAVSYTDAVQGLIMFASLIIVPVMAVIALDNPMDIFGWQTTNDYGPYTGGEGNPNYFNMISGVSIAAIIGNMAWGLGYFGQPHIIVRFMAMRKPADAVAGRRIGIFWMLLCIVGALFTAMIGTVFFAQNPNIDVTDTKAYETVFLDMGRILFHPLIAGLVLTAVLAAIMSTISSQLLVTSSALIEDLYMITVKRQPRQKNLMWLSRLSVLLVAVVAGVLAVNPSDSILGLVGFAWAGFGSAFGPIVIAALFWKRLNTPGAIAGMIAGAVVSFAWGQSALSSTMYEIVPGFLANVVFMVAVSLMTKAPAPHITEQFDKASRLSREKGMLTPEMLA; the protein is encoded by the coding sequence GTGAGCGAACACAGCTGGTTCATCATCGCGATCGTGATCTACATGGCCGTGATGCTGGGCATTGGGTATTGGAGCTACACACAAACCAAGAAGTACGACGAGTACATGCTCGGCGGCCGTGGCCTCGGCCCGGTGGTTGCTGCTCTCTCGGCGGGCGCGTCGGACATGTCCGGTTGGCTGCTGATGGGTCTGCCGGGCGCGCTGTTCGTGGCTGGTTTCTCAGAGCTGTGGATCGCGATCGGCCTGCTCATTGGCTGCTGGGCTAACTGGAAGTGGATTGCGCCGCGCCTGCGTTCCTATACGGAGGTGGCGCGGAACTCGATCACTGTTCCTAGCTTCATCGAAAACCGCCTGCACGATACCTCCCACGTCCTGCGCATCACGTCCGCAGTGGTCATCCTGGTGTTCTTCACCTTCTACGTCTCCTCCGGCATGGTCTCTGGTGGCAAGTACTTTGAATCGACATTCGGCGGGGACTACCTGACGGGAATGCTGATCGTGGCTGCCATCACCGTGGCGTACACCTTCGTCGGCGGCTTCCTCGCGGTGTCCTACACCGACGCCGTGCAGGGCCTGATCATGTTCGCCTCGCTCATCATCGTGCCCGTCATGGCGGTGATCGCCCTGGACAACCCGATGGATATTTTCGGCTGGCAGACGACGAATGACTACGGCCCGTACACCGGTGGCGAAGGCAACCCGAATTACTTCAACATGATTTCTGGTGTGTCCATCGCCGCGATCATCGGCAACATGGCCTGGGGCCTCGGCTACTTTGGTCAGCCCCACATCATCGTGCGTTTTATGGCCATGCGTAAGCCTGCCGATGCTGTCGCGGGCCGTCGCATCGGCATCTTCTGGATGCTCCTGTGCATTGTCGGCGCCCTGTTCACCGCGATGATCGGCACCGTGTTCTTTGCCCAGAATCCCAACATCGACGTCACCGACACCAAGGCGTATGAGACCGTATTCCTGGACATGGGCCGGATCCTCTTCCACCCACTCATCGCCGGCCTGGTACTGACCGCAGTGCTCGCGGCCATCATGTCCACCATCTCTTCCCAGCTGCTGGTGACCTCCTCCGCCCTCATCGAGGATCTCTACATGATCACCGTCAAGCGCCAGCCACGCCAGAAGAACCTGATGTGGCTGTCTCGCCTTTCGGTCTTGCTGGTCGCTGTGGTGGCGGGCGTGCTTGCTGTGAATCCTTCGGATTCGATCCTGGGCCTGGTTGGTTTCGCCTGGGCAGGCTTCGGTTCCGCCTTTGGCCCGATCGTGATCGCGGCGCTGTTCTGGAAGCGTCTAAACACCCCGGGCGCGATCGCGGGCATGATCGCCGGCGCCGTGGTGTCCTTCGCCTGGGGCCAGAGCGCGCTGTCGAGCACTATGTACGAAATTGTGCCGGGCTTCCTCGCCAACGTCGTGTTCATGGTTGCCGTCTCGCTGATGACCAAGGCTCCTGCGCCTCACATCACCGAGCAGTTCGACAAGGCTTCTAGGCTCTCCCGCGAGAAGGGCATGCTCACCCCGGAGATGCTCGCATAG
- a CDS encoding (deoxy)nucleoside triphosphate pyrophosphohydrolase, whose product MKKRIEVTGAVIVRDGKVLCARRGEGKSLAGYWEFPGGKIEPGETPEESLARELKEELLCDAEVGSHITTTEHEYDFAIIVLSTYYCTLVKGEPVLTEHAEIRWLTGTEMLELEWAPADVPAVELIAKEY is encoded by the coding sequence ATGAAAAAGCGAATCGAAGTTACTGGCGCTGTCATCGTTCGTGACGGCAAAGTTTTGTGCGCACGCCGTGGCGAGGGCAAGTCTCTCGCTGGCTACTGGGAGTTTCCAGGAGGCAAGATCGAGCCAGGTGAAACTCCAGAAGAATCTCTGGCGCGCGAGCTTAAGGAAGAACTGCTGTGTGATGCAGAAGTGGGCAGCCACATCACAACTACCGAACACGAATACGATTTCGCGATCATCGTGCTTTCCACCTATTACTGCACGCTTGTGAAGGGCGAGCCTGTTCTTACCGAGCACGCGGAAATCCGTTGGCTGACCGGCACTGAAATGCTCGAATTAGAGTGGGCTCCGGCAGATGTTCCAGCCGTAGAGCTCATCGCCAAGGAGTATTAA
- a CDS encoding HNH endonuclease family protein translates to MTATRFFLLLLTLTTAFLLFLDRPVFPTPAASLNNTLHLIPAVPQRQSVHGYDRAAFGDWAPTLIDGHSCTTRDLILSHTYQTPVDRSCEVSPTPVTDPYTGSPLTEEVQIDHIFPLRAAWDLGAHSWSAEQRHRFANDPLNLVAVSAAANQEKSDALPSQWQPALRTRCWYARRLAHVAAIYGLPLPRDDIAAMRLACYGEHLFRPLTLER, encoded by the coding sequence GTGACTGCTACCCGCTTTTTCTTGCTTCTCCTGACCCTGACCACGGCTTTTCTCCTCTTCCTCGATCGCCCCGTCTTCCCCACGCCCGCCGCTTCGCTCAACAACACGCTCCATTTGATCCCCGCCGTCCCCCAGCGCCAATCGGTCCACGGCTACGACCGCGCCGCCTTCGGTGATTGGGCCCCCACGCTTATCGACGGCCATTCTTGCACCACCCGGGACCTCATCCTTTCCCACACGTATCAAACCCCAGTCGATCGCTCGTGTGAGGTATCCCCGACCCCGGTAACCGACCCCTACACAGGCTCTCCTTTAACCGAGGAGGTGCAGATCGACCACATTTTCCCGCTTCGCGCTGCCTGGGATTTGGGGGCGCACTCCTGGAGTGCTGAACAACGTCATCGCTTTGCCAACGATCCCCTCAACCTGGTGGCCGTCTCAGCTGCCGCTAATCAGGAAAAATCCGATGCGCTACCTAGTCAGTGGCAGCCTGCATTGCGCACCAGATGTTGGTACGCGCGTCGTTTGGCGCATGTGGCTGCAATATATGGGTTGCCACTCCCCCGGGATGACATCGCTGCCATGCGCCTGGCCTGCTATGGTGAACACTTGTTTCGACCGCTAACTTTGGAGCGATAA
- a CDS encoding DUF2269 domain-containing protein, which translates to MLILHILTAILFLGPVTVATSTFHVKALAAHNRDTDARGAAALLHKISSTYGMLSLLVPLLGIAEFIAEGLFSEGQFHAAIGLSVVAWAVLFFLILPRQRKMIAALGLDAEAGATEIADWKKAKGQLSMFAGIFNLLWLVTAGLMFI; encoded by the coding sequence ATGCTTATTCTGCACATCCTGACCGCCATCCTTTTCCTCGGCCCCGTAACCGTGGCGACCTCGACTTTCCACGTCAAGGCACTCGCCGCCCACAATAGGGACACCGATGCCCGTGGCGCCGCTGCACTGCTACATAAGATCAGCTCTACCTACGGCATGCTGTCCCTGCTGGTTCCGCTGCTGGGCATTGCCGAGTTCATCGCAGAGGGCCTGTTCTCCGAGGGCCAGTTCCACGCTGCCATCGGCTTGTCCGTCGTAGCCTGGGCGGTGCTCTTCTTCCTGATCCTGCCTCGCCAGCGCAAGATGATCGCTGCTCTCGGCCTGGATGCTGAAGCCGGAGCCACCGAAATCGCCGACTGGAAGAAGGCCAAGGGCCAGCTCTCTATGTTCGCCGGCATCTTCAACCTGCTGTGGCTCGTCACCGCAGGCCTGATGTTCATCTAG
- a CDS encoding amino acid permease, whose protein sequence is MSTIAKGAGLKARHIHFIALGSAIGTGLFYGSAGAIQAAGPSVLLVYLLGGAVVYFMLRALGEMAVQMPVAGSFAEYVREHLGGWSGYITGWMYAFEMIIVCLADLTAIAIYMKFWFPDTPQWVWVAITLLIVGAANLASARWFGELEFGMTIIKVSAVIAMILGGAAILIFNLGDGNQHVGIDNLWNDGGFMPNGPTGMISAFILVLFAFGGTEIIGVTASEAEDPEKTIPKAVNTVPVRILLFYVLAIFFIVSINPWRTITGEQSPFVQIFSTLGVNWAAALLNVVVISAALSAINSDLFGAGRVITGMARSGQAPAFMGVTKRGVPVMTTICLLVVLIVGVVANYLMPDSIFATIAELATFATIFVWLMILLAQVASRRHMTATQAAELKFPVPFWPYGQYFAIAFIIFTFGIMVWQPDFHMALIAGIVFTVVMTGLYFVRRSRTEA, encoded by the coding sequence ATGTCCACTATTGCCAAGGGTGCCGGGCTAAAAGCTCGCCACATCCACTTCATCGCGTTGGGCTCGGCCATCGGCACGGGCCTGTTCTACGGCTCGGCCGGCGCCATCCAAGCAGCCGGCCCATCCGTGCTGTTGGTCTACCTGCTCGGCGGCGCCGTGGTGTACTTCATGCTCCGCGCGCTGGGTGAAATGGCAGTTCAAATGCCTGTCGCCGGCTCGTTCGCCGAATACGTGCGCGAGCACCTCGGTGGCTGGTCGGGTTACATCACTGGCTGGATGTACGCCTTCGAGATGATCATCGTCTGCCTCGCGGACCTCACCGCCATCGCCATTTACATGAAATTTTGGTTCCCGGACACGCCGCAGTGGGTGTGGGTGGCCATCACGCTGCTGATCGTCGGCGCGGCAAACCTGGCGTCTGCGCGCTGGTTCGGCGAGCTTGAGTTCGGCATGACCATCATCAAGGTCTCCGCCGTTATTGCCATGATCCTCGGTGGCGCCGCCATCCTGATCTTCAACCTGGGCGACGGCAACCAGCACGTGGGCATCGACAACCTGTGGAACGACGGTGGCTTCATGCCTAATGGCCCAACCGGAATGATTTCCGCCTTCATCCTGGTCCTGTTCGCCTTCGGTGGCACGGAAATTATCGGCGTGACCGCGTCCGAAGCGGAAGATCCAGAAAAGACCATCCCAAAGGCCGTCAACACCGTCCCGGTTCGTATCCTGCTGTTCTACGTCTTGGCGATCTTCTTCATTGTCTCCATCAACCCATGGCGCACAATCACCGGCGAGCAGTCGCCATTCGTCCAGATCTTCAGCACCCTCGGCGTGAACTGGGCCGCTGCCCTGCTCAACGTCGTGGTTATCTCTGCTGCGCTGTCCGCTATCAACTCTGACTTGTTCGGCGCTGGCCGCGTTATCACCGGCATGGCGCGCTCCGGCCAGGCCCCTGCGTTCATGGGGGTGACTAAGCGCGGCGTTCCAGTCATGACCACCATCTGTTTGCTGGTCGTCCTCATTGTTGGCGTTGTTGCGAACTACTTGATGCCGGATTCAATCTTTGCCACGATCGCAGAGCTCGCCACCTTTGCCACGATCTTCGTCTGGCTGATGATCCTCCTCGCGCAGGTAGCTTCCCGACGCCACATGACCGCCACCCAGGCGGCCGAGCTGAAGTTCCCAGTACCGTTCTGGCCTTATGGACAGTACTTCGCCATCGCGTTCATCATCTTCACCTTCGGCATCATGGTATGGCAGCCAGACTTCCACATGGCACTGATCGCCGGCATTGTGTTCACCGTGGTGATGACGGGGCTGTACTTTGTGCGTCGCTCCCGCACCGAGGCTTAA